From Procambarus clarkii isolate CNS0578487 chromosome 65, FALCON_Pclarkii_2.0, whole genome shotgun sequence, one genomic window encodes:
- the LOC138354995 gene encoding autotransporter adhesin/invasin TibA-like → MQEGSYKYRRAATNTGGQLQIQEGSYKYRRAATNAGGQLQMQEGSYKCRRAATNTGGQQQIQEGSYKCRRAATNAGGQLQMQEGSYKYRRAATNTEGQLQIQEGSYKCRRAATNAGEQLQLQEGSYNCRRAATNTGGQQQIQKGSYKYRRAATNAGGQLQIQEGSYNCKRAATNTGGQLQIQKGSYKYRRAATNAGGQLQMQEGSYKCRRAATNTGGQLQMQEGSYKYRRAATNAGEQLHIQEGSYKYRRAATNTGGQLQIQEGSYKCRRAATNAGGQLQLQEGSYNCRRAATNTGGQLQMQEGSYKCRRAATNTGGQLQMQVNSYKYRRAATNTGGQLQMQEGSYKYRRAATNAGGQLQMQEGSYKYRRAATNAGQLQMQEGSYKYRRAATNAGGQLQMQVNSYKCRRAATNAGGQLQMQVYSYKCRRAATNTGGQLQIQEGSYKYRRAATNAGGQLQMQEGSYKYRRAATNAGGQLQMQEDSYNCRRAATIAGGQLQIQEGSYKCR, encoded by the coding sequence ATGCAGGAGGGCAGCTACAAATACAGGAGGGCAGCTACAAATACAGGAGGGCAGCTACAAATACAGGAGGGCAGCTACAAATACAGAAGGGCAGCTACAAATGCAGGAGGGCAGCTACAAATGCAGGAGGGCAGCTACAAATGCAGGAGGGCAGCTACAAATACAGGAGGGCAGCAACAAATACAGGAGGGCAGCTACAAATGCAGGAGGGCAGCTACAAATGCAGGAGGGCAGCTACAAATGCAGGAGGGCAGCTACAAATACAGGAGGGCAGCTACAAATACAGAAGGGCAGCTACAAATACAGGAGGGCAGCTACAAATGCAGGAGGGCAGCTACAAATGCAGGAGAGCAGCTACAATTGCAGGAGGGCAGCTACAATTGCAGGAGGGCAGCTACAAATACAGGAGGGCAGCAACAAATACAGAAGGGCAGCTACAAATACAGGAGGGCAGCTACAAATGCAGGAGGGCAGCTACAAATACAGGAGGGCAGCTACAATTGCAAGAGGGCAGCTACAAATACAGGAGGGCAGCTACAAATACAGAAGGGCAGCTACAAATACAGGAGGGCAGCTACAAATGCAGGAGGGCAGCTACAAATGCAGGAGGGCAGCTACAAATGCAGGAGGGCAGCTACAAATACAGGAGGGCAGCTACAAATGCAGGAGGGCAGCTACAAATACAGGAGGGCAGCTACAAATGCAGGTGAACAGCTACACATACAGGAGGGCAGCTACAAATACAGGAGGGCAGCTACAAATACAGGAGGGCAGCTACAAATACAGGAGGGCAGCTACAAATGCAGGAGGGCAGCTACAAATGCAGGAGGGCAGCTACAATTGCAGGAGGGCAGCTACAATTGCAGGAGGGCAGCTACAAATACAGGAGGGCAGCTACAAATGCAGGAGGGCAGCTACAAATGCAGGAGGGCAGCTACAAATACAGGAGGGCAGCTACAAATGCAGGTGAACAGCTACAAATACAGGAGGGCAGCTACAAATACAGGAGGGCAGCTACAAATGCAGGAGGGCAGCTACAAATACAGGAGGGCAGCTACAAATGCAGGAGGGCAGCTACAAATGCAGGAGGGCAGCTACAAATACAGGAGGGCAGCTACAAATGCAGGGCAGCTACAAATGCAGGAGGGTAGCTACAAATACAGGAGGGCAGCTACAAATGCAGGAGGGCAGCTACAAATGCAGGTGAACAGCTACAAATGCAGGAGGGCAGCTACAAATGCAGGAGGGCAGCTACAAATGCAGGTGTACAGCTACAAATGCAGGAGGGCAGCTACAAATACAGGAGGGCAGCTACAAATACAGGAGGGCAGCTACAAATACAGGAGGGCAGCTACAAATGCAGGAGGGCAGCTACAAATGCAGGAGGGCAGCTACAAATACAGGAGGGCAGCTACAAATGCAGGAGGGCAGCTACAAATGCAGGAGGACAGCTACAATTGCAGGAGGGCAGCTACAATTGCAGGAGGGCAGCTACAAATACAGGAGGGCAGCTACAAATGCAGGTGA